One part of the Mariniblastus fucicola genome encodes these proteins:
- the gap gene encoding type I glyceraldehyde-3-phosphate dehydrogenase, with protein sequence MAIKVAINGFGRIGRLTFRNLMKRTDEFEVVAVNDLTNNKMLATLLKYDSVHGRYPGGDVSFDDENLIVGGKKIRIYEERDPSKLPWGEHEVDVVVESTGIFRGRAKDGKAGYDSHIAAGAKKVVISAPAKDEPDLTCVIGVNDDLLTDDMKCISNASCTTNCLAPVAKVLHDSFGIKTGLMTTVHAYTNDQSILDAPHSDPYRARAAAQNIIPTTTGAAEAVGKVIPALNGKLTGMAMRVPVPTGSVVDLTASLEKNVTAEEVNAAIKAAAEGPMKGILFYAEDPLVSSDIINDDHSSVFAADFTKVLDGMVKVVSWYDNESGYSARTADLIAKIG encoded by the coding sequence GTGGCGATTAAAGTAGCAATCAACGGCTTTGGCCGTATCGGGCGTTTGACGTTTCGTAACTTGATGAAGCGCACCGACGAGTTCGAAGTTGTTGCGGTCAATGACCTTACCAACAACAAGATGCTCGCCACGTTGTTGAAGTACGACAGTGTTCACGGTCGTTACCCTGGCGGCGATGTTTCTTTCGACGACGAAAACTTGATCGTCGGCGGCAAGAAAATTCGCATCTATGAAGAGCGTGATCCTTCCAAACTGCCTTGGGGCGAGCACGAAGTCGACGTTGTCGTAGAAAGCACCGGTATTTTCCGCGGTCGTGCCAAAGACGGCAAAGCTGGATACGATTCGCACATTGCTGCGGGTGCCAAGAAAGTTGTCATCAGTGCTCCAGCCAAGGACGAGCCAGATTTGACTTGTGTGATCGGCGTCAACGATGACTTGTTGACTGACGACATGAAGTGCATTTCGAACGCCAGTTGCACCACAAACTGCCTGGCTCCTGTTGCCAAGGTCCTGCACGATTCTTTCGGAATCAAAACAGGATTGATGACAACGGTTCACGCTTACACAAACGACCAGAGCATCCTCGACGCACCGCACTCAGATCCATACCGTGCACGTGCAGCGGCTCAGAACATCATCCCGACAACCACCGGTGCTGCCGAAGCTGTTGGAAAAGTTATCCCGGCTCTTAACGGCAAACTTACCGGTATGGCGATGCGAGTTCCTGTTCCTACAGGAAGCGTTGTCGACCTGACTGCCAGCCTTGAGAAGAACGTTACGGCTGAAGAAGTCAACGCGGCAATTAAAGCTGCAGCTGAAGGGCCGATGAAGGGCATTCTGTTCTACGCAGAAGATCCACTCGTGTCTTCTGACATCATCAACGACGATCACAGCTCAGTATTCGCTGCTGACTTCACCAAAGTGCTTGACGGCATGGTGAAAGTTGTCAGCTGGTACGATAACGAGTCTGGCTACAGTGCTCGAACAGCTGACTTGATCGCCAAAATTGGCTAG
- the lysS gene encoding lysine--tRNA ligase, which yields MTDGENTGGGQNPQEARRTKMQQIETLGHDPWGHRFDDRQMAGDIRQRASEIKFKLEDGTELDLPAEHVEAGTLADWMKEQGKGAQSGPTVRAAGRIMLHRKSGKTQFIDLEDWTGRIQLFVNIKKVGEENWELVKCLDLGDLIGVDGELRRTKTGELSIFATKITFLTKTLDPPPAKHQGLVDPEIRQRQRYVDLAWNEGVRDRFLDRSKIVASIRKTLSDQHFVEIEGPTLHTIAGGAAARPFKTHHNALDMPLVMRIALELHLKRLMVGGMERVFELGRVYRNEGISPKHNPEFTMLEVYQAFGDYNSMMDLTEAVIANAIEAIGCGNVLPWGDKEIDFSTPFARETYDSLFEQHTSVDPTDADAIKTYAESIGLNTDGKHSDVIKSEVFEAKVEDALIGPVFVTDYPASICPLTKRKRDNPVVAERFELFIHGMELANAYTELNDPDLQQQLFETQLEGMAEEDSMARMDTDFVKALRNGMPPAGGLGIGIDRLVMLLTNSSSIRDIILFPLLREQQES from the coding sequence ATGACAGACGGTGAAAACACCGGTGGCGGCCAGAATCCTCAGGAAGCTCGCCGCACCAAAATGCAGCAAATCGAAACCCTCGGACACGATCCTTGGGGCCATCGTTTCGATGACCGCCAGATGGCTGGCGACATCCGACAGCGCGCCAGCGAAATCAAATTTAAACTCGAAGACGGTACAGAGCTCGATTTGCCTGCCGAACACGTCGAAGCCGGCACGCTTGCGGATTGGATGAAGGAACAAGGCAAAGGTGCTCAGTCCGGGCCGACCGTTCGGGCTGCTGGCCGGATCATGCTGCACCGCAAATCTGGCAAAACCCAGTTCATTGACCTGGAAGACTGGACCGGCCGCATTCAGCTGTTTGTGAACATCAAAAAAGTCGGAGAAGAGAACTGGGAGCTGGTTAAGTGCCTCGATCTGGGCGATTTGATCGGAGTTGATGGCGAACTGCGCCGAACCAAGACGGGCGAACTCTCAATCTTTGCCACCAAGATTACGTTTCTGACCAAGACGCTCGATCCGCCTCCGGCCAAACATCAAGGGTTGGTCGATCCTGAAATTCGACAGCGGCAGCGCTATGTCGACCTCGCGTGGAACGAAGGAGTACGCGACCGGTTTTTGGATCGCTCAAAAATCGTGGCCTCGATCCGTAAAACGCTTTCCGATCAACACTTTGTTGAAATCGAAGGCCCAACGTTGCACACAATCGCCGGTGGTGCGGCGGCACGTCCCTTCAAAACTCATCACAACGCGCTCGACATGCCGTTGGTGATGCGAATCGCGTTGGAACTGCACCTGAAACGTCTGATGGTCGGCGGAATGGAACGTGTGTTCGAACTTGGACGCGTGTATCGCAACGAAGGGATCAGTCCGAAGCACAATCCCGAGTTCACGATGTTGGAGGTCTACCAGGCTTTCGGCGATTACAACTCGATGATGGATTTGACCGAAGCCGTGATCGCGAATGCCATCGAGGCCATTGGTTGTGGCAATGTCTTGCCGTGGGGCGACAAAGAAATTGACTTTTCGACACCATTTGCTCGCGAAACTTACGACTCGTTGTTCGAACAGCACACCAGTGTCGATCCGACCGACGCGGACGCGATCAAGACTTATGCTGAATCGATTGGTCTGAATACCGACGGCAAGCACTCGGACGTGATCAAGAGCGAAGTATTTGAAGCCAAGGTCGAAGATGCGTTGATTGGTCCCGTTTTCGTCACCGATTATCCGGCCAGCATCTGTCCGCTTACCAAACGAAAGCGAGACAATCCTGTTGTCGCAGAACGGTTCGAATTGTTCATCCACGGGATGGAGTTGGCCAACGCCTACACGGAGCTCAACGATCCCGATTTGCAGCAGCAGCTGTTTGAAACGCAGCTTGAAGGCATGGCGGAAGAGGATTCGATGGCTCGGATGGACACGGATTTCGTGAAAGCACTCCGCAACGGAATGCCTCCCGCGGGCGGTTTGGGGATCGGCATCGATCGCCTCGTGATGTTGCTGACCAATAGTTCTTCGATCCGCGACATCATCCTGTTCCCGCTGTTGCGCGAGCAGCAAGAGAGCTAG